The following proteins are encoded in a genomic region of Desulfosporosinus youngiae DSM 17734:
- a CDS encoding ureidoglycolate lyase produces MNRIIKVEPFSKEAFAPYGHVLMREPGVPPIKTSPPVFADRIPFEVDDGGAEFVYALLKRKEFKFSALERHLKVTQGFFPLFGGPAIISVAPATDPNDLEALPSPDSVRCFLLESYTAFVIHRGVWHGTILPLEESFGYILATRKETTDDSIDPLYDGDCQIRDLGVTFEIQL; encoded by the coding sequence ATGAATCGCATAATTAAAGTCGAACCTTTTAGCAAAGAAGCCTTTGCACCTTACGGGCATGTGCTTATGCGGGAGCCGGGAGTGCCCCCTATTAAGACTTCGCCTCCGGTTTTTGCCGACCGAATACCCTTTGAAGTGGATGACGGTGGGGCTGAATTCGTTTATGCTTTACTTAAACGTAAGGAATTTAAGTTTTCAGCGTTAGAACGCCACTTGAAAGTTACACAAGGATTCTTCCCCCTCTTTGGCGGGCCGGCCATTATTAGTGTTGCACCGGCAACCGACCCGAATGACCTTGAAGCTCTTCCTTCACCAGATTCTGTACGATGCTTCTTACTGGAAAGTTACACTGCCTTTGTCATTCATCGTGGAGTGTGGCACGGAACTATTCTTCCCCTGGAAGAGTCGTTTGGGTATATTCTTGCTACACGAAAAGAGACTACCGATGATTCCATCGACCCCCTCTATGATGGGGATTGCCAGATTCGCGATCTTGGGGTAACGTTTGAGATTCAGCTTTAA
- a CDS encoding NCS1 family transporter, producing the protein MATESHVSAETQIQHAPGVDESLKPKSKEGRTVGPLDYMFMWIGDGVNLGNMTLGASLVVAGIATLNLFQTFAAAVIAIGIISTVFALNDRLGYRTGIPYVVQLRMSFGVKGSVISSLLRGIPAIVWYGFQSWIGGTALNEIAKVLTGGSFDSVVICFVVLQFVQIALSLYGFHAIKWVESLTSIVIMLALVYVFTILLKDHSAVIVEKWVQAKGSWGLPFFAFIMMFMGNYAAIFLSAADYSRELKAGISDAKRGFLYFLPILIAYGFVLAIGAMLASATGISNPVKAFAIVVNNPYITVFVSAFIVMGAIAVNMVANIIPPTYVITLLTKLKYKVAVTITGLLALGSFPWVLVQDSSAKGLGMFILIYSAFLGPIVSILLIEYYIIRKQKVNIADLYDENGPFAGYNPAAVLAMLIGAGAAFMKVELAWVIGVVVAGIAYILLMKYAFKDSKFKKGTIFE; encoded by the coding sequence ATGGCTACAGAAAGTCACGTTTCCGCTGAAACACAGATCCAACATGCACCGGGTGTCGATGAATCACTTAAACCGAAAAGTAAAGAGGGCAGAACGGTAGGTCCCTTAGACTATATGTTTATGTGGATCGGCGACGGTGTCAATTTAGGGAATATGACCCTGGGGGCGAGTTTGGTTGTCGCAGGAATCGCAACGCTGAACCTCTTTCAAACCTTTGCCGCGGCGGTTATCGCGATTGGGATTATTTCGACTGTTTTTGCTTTAAATGACCGGCTGGGATATAGAACGGGAATCCCCTATGTTGTACAGCTCAGAATGTCTTTCGGGGTTAAAGGGTCCGTCATTTCCTCACTTTTACGTGGTATTCCCGCTATCGTTTGGTATGGTTTTCAAAGCTGGATCGGCGGCACTGCCCTAAATGAAATTGCCAAAGTTCTTACAGGCGGCAGCTTTGACAGTGTTGTCATTTGCTTTGTAGTACTTCAGTTCGTGCAAATTGCCCTGTCACTGTACGGTTTCCATGCCATTAAATGGGTGGAATCCCTTACATCGATTGTTATTATGCTGGCACTTGTCTATGTATTTACGATTCTCCTCAAAGATCATAGCGCTGTTATCGTTGAAAAATGGGTTCAGGCCAAAGGCTCATGGGGCTTGCCGTTCTTTGCCTTCATCATGATGTTCATGGGAAATTATGCAGCGATCTTCTTAAGTGCGGCAGACTATTCAAGAGAGCTCAAAGCGGGTATTAGCGACGCGAAACGCGGATTCTTATACTTTCTCCCTATTTTAATAGCCTACGGCTTCGTACTTGCCATCGGAGCAATGCTTGCTTCCGCAACCGGTATCTCTAATCCGGTGAAAGCCTTTGCAATCGTAGTAAATAACCCTTATATTACCGTCTTTGTTTCAGCATTTATTGTGATGGGTGCTATTGCAGTGAACATGGTTGCCAATATTATTCCGCCGACCTATGTCATTACGCTGCTCACAAAACTAAAATACAAAGTTGCTGTTACCATAACCGGACTGCTTGCCCTAGGTTCTTTCCCCTGGGTGCTTGTCCAGGATTCTTCGGCAAAAGGTCTGGGAATGTTCATCCTAATCTATTCCGCATTCTTAGGCCCGATAGTTTCAATTTTGTTAATCGAATACTATATTATAAGAAAACAAAAAGTAAACATTGCAGATCTGTATGACGAAAACGGTCCCTTTGCCGGATATAATCCGGCCGCAGTACTGGCAATGCTGATCGGTGCCGGAGCAGCCTTTATGAAAGTAGAGCTGGCCTGGGTTATCGGAGTTGTCGTGGCGGGTATTGCCTATATTCTTCTGATGAAGTATGCCTTTAAAGACTCCAAATTCAAAAAGGGTACGATTTTTGAATAA
- the allB gene encoding allantoinase AllB, with amino-acid sequence MSRYDLILRNGLLVCPEGVKKADVAVCDEKIVEIAGEISGSAQETIDAAGSYVFPGTTDGHVHFNDPGRTDWETITTGSSALAAGGGVAYFDMPLNCSPCTLDAKNFKAKLAVAQQDSLVDYGFWGGLTPKNLDKLEELAECGVVGFKAFSCHSGIDEFERMDDYTALVGMETLKKLGLPLMVHCENAEITKDLTALALANHKTTVRDYFAARPPITEIENVSRMISIAEQTGCKLIIAHISTAKAIELVTQARSRGVDVTCETIGHYLILTDDDVERMGTVAKCSPPIRDTENQTKMWAKLFNSEIAFVSSDHSPCDPKLKDGEFLKVWGGISACQTTLQGLLTHAYHDRKFPLGNIAKLTSQNVNEIFGIQGKGKIALGCDGDFALVDLNKEFTLQADDLFYLHKVSPYVGDRFRGTVTQTILRGTTVFKDGKIVSKPIGKHLRPNL; translated from the coding sequence TTGAGCAGATATGATTTAATCCTTCGAAACGGGCTGCTTGTTTGTCCGGAGGGCGTAAAAAAAGCGGATGTTGCGGTCTGTGATGAAAAGATCGTAGAAATAGCCGGGGAAATCTCCGGCAGTGCCCAAGAAACCATTGACGCCGCAGGAAGTTATGTCTTTCCCGGCACCACAGACGGGCATGTGCATTTTAATGATCCGGGAAGAACGGATTGGGAAACCATCACCACCGGAAGCAGTGCCCTGGCAGCGGGCGGCGGTGTGGCCTACTTTGATATGCCGCTGAATTGCAGCCCTTGTACGCTTGATGCCAAAAACTTTAAGGCTAAGCTTGCTGTAGCCCAGCAGGACTCTTTAGTCGATTATGGATTTTGGGGCGGGCTTACTCCCAAAAATCTGGATAAGCTTGAAGAGCTGGCAGAGTGCGGTGTTGTAGGTTTCAAAGCTTTTTCCTGTCATAGTGGTATTGATGAGTTTGAAAGAATGGATGATTATACAGCCTTAGTCGGTATGGAAACATTAAAGAAGCTTGGCTTGCCGCTGATGGTTCATTGTGAGAATGCTGAAATTACCAAAGATTTGACAGCCCTTGCCCTTGCCAATCATAAAACCACAGTCCGGGATTATTTTGCGGCACGTCCCCCCATTACGGAAATAGAAAATGTCTCCCGCATGATTTCAATCGCAGAGCAGACCGGCTGTAAATTAATCATTGCTCATATCAGCACGGCAAAGGCTATCGAGCTTGTCACACAAGCAAGAAGCCGGGGAGTTGACGTAACTTGCGAGACCATTGGGCACTATTTAATTCTTACGGATGACGACGTAGAGCGGATGGGAACCGTCGCAAAATGCTCTCCGCCCATTCGCGATACTGAAAACCAAACGAAGATGTGGGCAAAATTATTTAACAGCGAGATCGCTTTTGTTTCCTCGGACCATTCGCCCTGCGATCCGAAGCTGAAAGATGGAGAGTTTTTAAAGGTTTGGGGTGGAATATCTGCTTGTCAAACGACCCTTCAAGGCCTGCTTACTCATGCCTACCATGACAGAAAGTTTCCCCTTGGGAATATTGCCAAACTGACCTCCCAAAATGTTAACGAGATATTTGGCATCCAGGGAAAAGGCAAAATCGCCCTTGGCTGCGATGGGGACTTCGCCCTGGTAGACTTGAATAAGGAATTCACCTTGCAGGCAGACGATCTCTTCTATTTGCATAAAGTAAGCCCTTATGTAGGTGACCGCTTCCGTGGGACAGTGACCCAAACTATTCTCAGAGGGACAACCGTTTTCAAGGATGGAAAGATTGTCTCAAAGCCTATCGGCAAACATCTAAGACCCAATTTATAA